The following proteins come from a genomic window of Candidatus Bipolaricaulis sibiricus:
- a CDS encoding 4-alpha-glucanotransferase (amylomaltase), with protein MRCLNPVPGWAKLPAMELARSFGIVVHPTSFPNRWGIGTLGDAARAFLDWLASAGARWWQVLPLGPTGYGDSPYQSFSAFAGNPYLLDPDEFVARGWLPAGPIPPAPLDRVDFGWVYATRWPLLRRAYDGFLRRARWSERRELSRFRRAEETWLADYALFMALKAHFHGTPWPTWPRELAERAPRALSGARRALAEEVGFHAWTQWRFFAAWDLVQEHARGHGIGIVGDMPIFVSHDSADVWAHPELFYLDRHGNPTVIAGVPPDYFSATGQRWGNPLYRWDVLAEDGFAWWVARVRHALRTCDLVRLDHFRGLEAYWEIPATEPTAIHGRWVKAPGEDLLRTIRRELGNVPIVAEDLGVITPEVNALRDRFELPGMRVLQFAFEGGDDNPHLPHNYPEHGRILVYTGTHDNDTTRGWFGSAAPEEQERTRGYLARHGIRADRDEDVPWALIRLAFVSRAALAMIPLQDVLSADSSARMNTPGKPEGNWSWRYRPADLVPDHAARLREAATDTGRVAAPHRGQ; from the coding sequence ATGCGCTGTCTGAATCCGGTGCCGGGATGGGCTAAGCTACCCGCAATGGAGCTCGCGCGGTCGTTCGGGATCGTCGTCCACCCGACCAGCTTCCCCAACCGGTGGGGAATCGGAACCCTCGGTGACGCGGCCCGCGCCTTCCTGGATTGGCTGGCCTCGGCCGGGGCCCGCTGGTGGCAGGTGCTCCCCCTCGGGCCCACGGGGTACGGGGATTCGCCGTACCAGTCGTTCTCCGCGTTCGCGGGGAACCCGTACCTGCTCGACCCGGACGAGTTCGTCGCCCGGGGCTGGCTCCCCGCCGGGCCGATCCCCCCAGCGCCCCTCGACCGGGTCGACTTCGGGTGGGTCTACGCGACGCGGTGGCCGCTCCTGCGCCGCGCCTACGACGGATTCTTGCGCCGCGCCCGGTGGTCAGAACGACGCGAGCTGTCGCGGTTCCGCCGCGCGGAGGAAACGTGGCTCGCCGACTACGCGCTGTTCATGGCCCTCAAGGCCCACTTCCACGGCACGCCTTGGCCGACCTGGCCCCGTGAGCTTGCTGAACGTGCTCCGCGCGCTCTGTCTGGGGCGCGCCGGGCCCTGGCCGAGGAGGTGGGGTTCCACGCCTGGACCCAGTGGCGCTTCTTCGCAGCCTGGGATCTCGTTCAGGAGCACGCGCGCGGCCACGGGATCGGGATCGTCGGCGACATGCCGATCTTCGTGTCCCACGACTCGGCCGATGTGTGGGCTCATCCGGAGCTGTTCTACCTCGACCGCCACGGGAACCCGACCGTCATCGCAGGTGTCCCGCCGGACTACTTCAGCGCCACCGGACAACGGTGGGGGAACCCCCTCTACCGGTGGGACGTCCTCGCCGAGGATGGGTTTGCGTGGTGGGTCGCCCGGGTGCGTCACGCGCTGCGAACGTGCGACCTCGTGCGGCTCGACCACTTTCGCGGGCTCGAGGCGTACTGGGAGATTCCCGCCACCGAGCCGACCGCGATCCACGGGCGGTGGGTCAAGGCTCCCGGCGAGGACCTTCTGCGGACGATCCGACGCGAACTCGGGAACGTGCCGATCGTGGCGGAGGATCTCGGGGTGATCACCCCCGAGGTGAACGCGCTGCGCGACCGGTTCGAGCTGCCTGGGATGCGGGTCCTCCAGTTCGCGTTCGAGGGTGGGGACGACAACCCGCACCTCCCCCACAACTACCCCGAGCACGGTAGGATCCTGGTCTACACGGGGACCCACGACAACGACACCACCCGCGGGTGGTTTGGCAGCGCCGCGCCGGAGGAGCAGGAGCGCACCCGTGGGTACCTCGCTCGCCACGGGATCCGCGCCGACCGGGACGAGGACGTCCCCTGGGCGCTGATCCGCCTGGCGTTCGTCAGCCGTGCCGCGCTGGCGATGATCCCCCTGCAGGACGTGTTGAGCGCGGACTCCTCGGCCCGGATGAACACCCCGGGGAAGCCCGAGGGCAACTGGTCGTGGCGGTACCGCCCCGCGGACCTGGTCCCCGATCACGCCGCGCGCCTGCGTGAGGCCGCCACGGACACGGGACGGGTTGCCGCCCCGCACCGGGGCCAGTAG
- a CDS encoding Glycyl-tRNA synthetase, whose protein sequence is MPNTNDLMDKVVSLCKRRGFIFPSSEIYGGIGGFWDYGPLGVELKRNVREAWWQDMVQGHDDTTPPPGMPSAYAMVGLETSIVMHPQVWKASGHYDLFHDMLVDCRRCKARFRADQLATSSCPEKPSRHPGEHTTCDLTPPREFNLMFKTYIGALVDPDSEAYLRPETAQGMFVNFRNVLATARVKLPFGIAQIGKSFRNEITPRNFTYRSREFEQMEIEFFCRPEESRQWYEYWRDRRLRWYVSLGLASEKVRLREHTADELSHYSCGTADIEYAFPFLPDGEFGELEGIAHRGDFDLRSHMEGKLVRRGDDLVVETGPDGRPRHPGSGKDLSYYDEETKERLIPHVIEPSAGVDRSVLAFICEAYAEDAIPDESGTPQPRVVLKLNPRLAPVKAAVFPLIRRDGMPERALEIYRELKSRWNVDYDEKGSIGRRYRRQDESGTPFCITVDGETAADETVTVRDRDTTVQQRVPIKDLVGLLQERIVGP, encoded by the coding sequence ATGCCGAACACGAACGACCTGATGGACAAGGTGGTCTCGCTGTGCAAACGCCGGGGATTCATCTTCCCGTCGAGCGAGATCTATGGGGGGATCGGCGGCTTCTGGGACTACGGTCCGCTGGGGGTAGAGCTGAAGCGAAACGTGCGCGAGGCATGGTGGCAGGACATGGTCCAAGGTCACGACGACACGACGCCCCCCCCGGGGATGCCCTCGGCCTACGCCATGGTGGGCTTGGAGACGAGCATCGTGATGCACCCCCAGGTATGGAAGGCGAGCGGGCACTACGACCTCTTCCACGACATGCTCGTGGACTGCCGCCGCTGCAAGGCGCGGTTCCGCGCTGACCAGCTGGCCACGAGCTCGTGCCCCGAGAAGCCCTCCAGACACCCCGGTGAGCACACGACGTGCGACCTCACCCCCCCTCGGGAGTTCAACCTCATGTTCAAGACCTACATTGGAGCGCTGGTTGATCCGGACAGCGAGGCCTACCTGCGTCCGGAGACAGCCCAAGGGATGTTCGTCAACTTCCGGAATGTCCTCGCCACGGCCCGGGTCAAGCTGCCGTTCGGGATCGCTCAGATCGGGAAGTCGTTCCGCAACGAGATCACCCCGCGGAACTTCACCTACCGGTCGCGGGAGTTCGAACAGATGGAGATCGAGTTCTTCTGCCGCCCCGAGGAGTCGCGACAGTGGTACGAGTACTGGCGCGACCGCCGTCTGCGGTGGTACGTGTCCCTGGGGCTGGCGAGCGAGAAGGTGCGGCTCCGCGAGCACACCGCGGACGAGCTGAGCCACTACAGCTGCGGTACAGCAGACATCGAGTATGCCTTCCCGTTCCTCCCGGACGGGGAGTTTGGCGAGCTGGAGGGGATTGCCCACCGTGGGGACTTCGATCTCCGCTCGCACATGGAGGGTAAGTTGGTCCGGCGGGGAGATGACCTCGTAGTGGAGACGGGGCCAGACGGCAGGCCGCGGCACCCCGGCAGCGGGAAGGACCTCTCGTACTACGATGAGGAGACGAAGGAACGCCTCATCCCTCACGTGATCGAGCCCTCCGCGGGGGTAGACAGGTCTGTCCTGGCCTTCATCTGTGAGGCATACGCGGAAGACGCCATCCCCGATGAGAGCGGTACCCCCCAGCCCCGGGTCGTGCTCAAGCTGAATCCACGCCTCGCGCCCGTGAAGGCGGCGGTGTTCCCTCTCATCCGCCGAGACGGGATGCCCGAACGGGCACTCGAGATCTACCGAGAGCTGAAGTCACGGTGGAACGTGGACTACGACGAGAAAGGCTCGATCGGCCGTCGCTACCGACGCCAGGATGAGTCTGGAACGCCATTCTGCATCACGGTGGACGGAGAGACGGCGGCTGACGAGACCGTAACCGTGCGCGATCGCGACACCACGGTTCAGCAGCGCGTGCCGATCAAGGACCTTGTTGGATTGCTGCAGGAGAGGATCGTAGGTCCCTAG
- a CDS encoding Nucleoside ABC transporter, permease protein 1, giving the protein MNPGRQAGQRLKGPWTAGAGIARRGWAIAGVRYVLVLAIGLAAYAAVLLLAGKDPIQAYRDTFSFTLGSWYGFSEVVVRMIPLLLTAIAVALPSKLGLINVGGEGQLYMGAWLATWGAITFPTLPATAFIPLLIGLGFVGGGVWAAVAGFFRARGLVNETITTLLMNYVSPLIVGFFVYGAWRSREIGASAFPQSAAFPAAARLPRFFNSRIHLGLVLALVLLFLFWFVVEKTAWGLKMRAIGGNPEAARRLGIRLGLYIVVAMFVAGGIAGLAGMAEVSALHGRLRAGFSPGYGFSGFLISWLAGGSPLGIVTMSFVLAVVFSAGSLLQITQGVPFAAINVLMALILFVVLAKPRLLGRLS; this is encoded by the coding sequence ATGAACCCCGGGCGGCAAGCCGGGCAGAGGCTCAAGGGACCGTGGACTGCGGGGGCGGGGATCGCCAGGCGAGGGTGGGCGATCGCCGGCGTGCGGTACGTGCTCGTCCTGGCGATCGGTCTCGCGGCGTACGCAGCGGTCCTGCTGCTGGCGGGCAAGGACCCGATCCAAGCGTACAGGGACACGTTCTCGTTCACGTTGGGCTCGTGGTACGGATTCTCCGAGGTCGTGGTGCGGATGATCCCCTTGTTGCTCACCGCGATCGCGGTGGCGCTTCCGTCCAAGCTGGGGCTGATCAATGTGGGTGGGGAGGGCCAGCTGTACATGGGGGCGTGGCTGGCGACCTGGGGGGCGATCACGTTCCCCACCCTGCCCGCGACAGCGTTCATTCCCCTGCTGATCGGTCTCGGGTTCGTGGGGGGCGGGGTTTGGGCAGCGGTGGCCGGGTTCTTCCGGGCCCGGGGGCTCGTCAATGAGACGATCACTACGCTCCTGATGAACTACGTCTCGCCGCTCATCGTGGGGTTCTTCGTGTACGGGGCGTGGCGGTCCCGGGAGATCGGGGCGTCTGCTTTTCCGCAGTCTGCGGCGTTTCCCGCCGCGGCCCGGCTGCCGCGGTTCTTCAACTCGCGCATCCACCTTGGCCTCGTGCTGGCCCTGGTCCTGTTGTTCCTGTTCTGGTTCGTGGTGGAGAAGACCGCGTGGGGGCTGAAGATGCGCGCCATCGGCGGGAATCCGGAGGCGGCTCGGCGTCTCGGGATCCGCCTTGGTCTGTACATCGTGGTGGCGATGTTCGTGGCCGGCGGAATCGCCGGCCTGGCCGGGATGGCCGAGGTGTCCGCACTCCACGGACGCCTCCGAGCCGGGTTCTCCCCCGGCTACGGGTTCAGCGGGTTTCTCATCAGCTGGCTCGCCGGGGGGAGTCCCCTCGGCATCGTGACGATGTCGTTTGTTCTTGCTGTCGTGTTCTCCGCGGGATCGCTTCTGCAGATCACGCAAGGGGTACCGTTCGCCGCGATCAACGTGCTGATGGCGCTGATCCTGTTCGTCGTCCTGGCGAAGCCCCGTCTGCTCGGGAGGTTGTCGTGA
- a CDS encoding DNA polymerase III alpha subunit, with amino-acid sequence MAFVHLHVHSEYSLLDGMGRVRELVARAAELGMPALALTDHGNLSGAIKFYRAAREAGVKPLLGVELYVAPDSRFSRDASASRSPYHLVTLAMDRTGWQNLLFLANRAHTEGFYYKPRVDLDLLAEHSAGLIALSACESGEVQRLLLQGRGEEAARAAGRLAEIFSGRFYLELQDHGLERNRGVIRDQLALAGRLGLPVVATSDVHYLDADDREPHRVLINIQAGKKLSDPDARAFDGTGYHFLTEEEMAERFREVPGALAATVAVAERCELELELGRRLLPRYPSALSPNEELTAQAWAGARRRFGDPLPAHVQERLTYELDVITRMDLAPYFLIVADFVGYARRNRIPVGPGRGSAAGSLVAYALGITQVDPLRFHLLFERFLNPDRVTLPDFDIDFCVRGRDEVIRYVAERYGRDHLAQIATFDRMAARSVVRDVARVLGLPYEKSDRIAKLVPFGMALPRALEQVPALREMAEGEEDTRKLFAIARRLEGLLRNSSTHAAGVVIAPEPLERFVPLLRLSDGQFVTQFDMHDVEAVGLLKMDFLGLRNLTLLDDVARLVETRTGIEVNLDQLPLDDRATYELIQSGQTTGVFQIESAGMRALIRRLEPTEFRDLIAILGLFRPGPLDSGMADDYIERKHGRQPVTYPHPATEEVLSETYGLPIYQDQILLLAQRLAGFTLGEADLLRRAMGKKKPEEMAEMESRFVEGCIQNGIAADEARRIFSDIEKFARYGFVKAHSTAYAFITYWTAYFKAHYPTEFMAALLTSVQDNTDKVAAYIDDCRAMGIEVLPPDVNESAVGFTPVGERRIRFGLGAIKHVGVGAVEAILANRGSGYRSFFDFCQRIDPERVTRESVECMIKAGAMDRFGLPRKALMALACEGVRLAQLTRAQRASGQQSFFEAEDLAPKLAVGEEEYPREMLLEFERELLGLYLSGHPLDAHAAEIRARGAIPLAEAATQSRSFGIAGLVRALKTVATQDGPMAFLSLEDPTGEVEVIVGSRLYSTRASVLQERALLYLRVRWSERNGSRRLQALEVEPLLGTRAAPALCWIEVPLDLVTRESAAQLGRILADHPGPAAVRVRVIGDERALVVNAGPQYTVQPCPELGERLSQLGPGVRVEWR; translated from the coding sequence GTGGCGTTCGTTCATCTGCACGTCCACTCCGAGTACTCCCTTCTTGACGGCATGGGACGGGTGCGTGAGCTTGTGGCCCGTGCTGCCGAGCTGGGCATGCCTGCGCTCGCCCTCACCGACCACGGGAACCTCTCCGGGGCCATCAAGTTCTACCGAGCAGCGCGCGAGGCAGGGGTCAAACCCCTGCTCGGGGTTGAGCTGTACGTCGCGCCAGACTCACGTTTCTCCCGAGATGCCTCGGCCAGTCGGTCTCCCTACCACCTCGTCACGTTGGCGATGGACCGGACGGGCTGGCAGAACCTCTTGTTTCTTGCGAACCGCGCGCACACCGAGGGGTTCTACTACAAGCCTCGGGTCGATCTGGATCTCCTCGCGGAGCACTCCGCGGGATTGATCGCTCTGTCAGCGTGCGAGTCAGGCGAGGTGCAGCGGTTGCTCCTGCAGGGGCGGGGGGAGGAGGCCGCTCGTGCTGCGGGGCGGCTTGCCGAGATCTTCTCGGGCAGGTTCTACCTCGAACTGCAGGACCACGGACTAGAACGAAACCGTGGGGTGATCCGTGACCAGCTCGCCCTCGCGGGCCGCCTCGGTCTCCCTGTGGTCGCGACCTCCGATGTGCACTACTTGGATGCCGACGATCGCGAACCGCACCGGGTTCTCATCAACATCCAGGCGGGGAAGAAGCTGTCCGATCCTGATGCGCGCGCCTTCGACGGCACTGGGTATCACTTCTTGACCGAGGAGGAGATGGCAGAACGGTTTCGGGAGGTCCCAGGCGCCCTCGCCGCTACGGTGGCCGTGGCCGAGCGCTGCGAGCTGGAGCTGGAGCTGGGGCGGCGATTGCTGCCCCGATATCCGAGTGCCCTATCCCCGAACGAGGAGCTGACGGCCCAGGCGTGGGCGGGGGCTCGGCGTCGATTCGGCGATCCCCTTCCGGCCCACGTCCAGGAACGGCTGACCTACGAGCTCGATGTGATCACGCGGATGGACCTCGCTCCGTACTTTCTCATCGTCGCCGACTTCGTCGGCTACGCCCGCCGGAACAGGATTCCGGTCGGGCCGGGTCGTGGTTCGGCCGCGGGGTCTCTCGTGGCCTATGCGTTGGGGATCACCCAGGTCGACCCGTTGCGGTTTCACCTCCTGTTCGAGCGGTTCCTGAACCCCGATCGCGTCACCCTCCCCGACTTCGACATCGACTTCTGTGTTCGGGGGCGGGACGAGGTCATCCGCTACGTCGCGGAGCGGTACGGTCGGGATCACCTTGCCCAGATCGCGACGTTCGACCGAATGGCCGCGCGATCCGTGGTGCGCGATGTCGCCCGGGTGCTCGGATTGCCCTACGAGAAGTCGGACCGCATCGCCAAGCTTGTCCCATTTGGGATGGCGCTCCCCCGTGCCCTGGAGCAGGTGCCAGCGCTGAGGGAGATGGCAGAGGGGGAGGAGGACACCCGCAAGCTGTTCGCCATCGCGCGACGTCTGGAAGGATTGCTGCGCAACAGCTCGACCCACGCTGCGGGCGTCGTGATCGCGCCGGAGCCCTTGGAGCGTTTCGTCCCGCTGCTTCGCCTGTCCGATGGCCAGTTCGTGACCCAGTTCGACATGCACGACGTTGAGGCCGTGGGCCTTCTGAAGATGGACTTCCTCGGCCTGCGCAACCTGACCCTCCTCGACGATGTCGCGCGGCTGGTGGAGACCCGAACGGGAATCGAGGTCAACCTGGACCAGCTTCCCCTCGATGATCGGGCGACCTACGAGCTGATCCAGTCCGGACAGACGACCGGCGTGTTTCAGATCGAGTCGGCAGGGATGAGGGCGCTCATCCGGCGCCTCGAGCCGACGGAATTCCGCGATCTCATTGCCATCTTGGGTCTGTTCCGCCCAGGTCCGCTCGACTCCGGGATGGCTGATGACTACATCGAGCGCAAGCACGGGCGTCAGCCCGTCACGTACCCCCACCCCGCGACCGAGGAAGTCCTCTCCGAGACCTACGGGCTTCCCATCTACCAGGACCAGATCCTCCTTCTGGCGCAGCGATTGGCGGGCTTCACGTTGGGGGAAGCGGACCTCCTGCGACGGGCCATGGGCAAGAAGAAGCCAGAGGAGATGGCGGAGATGGAGTCACGGTTCGTCGAAGGGTGTATCCAGAACGGGATCGCCGCCGACGAGGCTCGCCGGATCTTCTCTGACATCGAGAAGTTCGCGCGGTACGGGTTCGTCAAGGCGCACTCGACAGCCTACGCCTTCATCACCTACTGGACAGCCTACTTCAAGGCGCACTACCCGACGGAGTTCATGGCTGCTCTCCTGACCTCGGTCCAGGACAACACGGACAAGGTCGCGGCGTATATCGACGACTGCCGGGCGATGGGGATCGAGGTGCTTCCGCCGGACGTGAACGAGTCGGCGGTGGGGTTCACGCCAGTTGGGGAGAGACGCATCCGGTTTGGGTTGGGAGCGATCAAGCATGTGGGAGTGGGCGCAGTTGAGGCGATCCTCGCCAACCGCGGCTCCGGGTACCGAAGCTTCTTCGACTTCTGCCAGCGCATCGACCCGGAGCGCGTCACCCGCGAGTCCGTGGAGTGCATGATCAAGGCTGGCGCGATGGACCGGTTCGGACTCCCGCGCAAGGCTCTGATGGCCCTTGCCTGCGAAGGTGTGCGTCTGGCGCAGCTGACTCGGGCCCAGCGGGCCTCGGGACAGCAGTCGTTCTTTGAGGCTGAGGATCTGGCACCTAAACTCGCGGTCGGGGAGGAGGAGTATCCCCGCGAGATGCTGCTCGAGTTCGAGCGCGAGCTCCTGGGGTTGTACCTGTCCGGCCACCCCCTGGATGCTCACGCGGCGGAGATCAGGGCGCGTGGCGCCATCCCCCTTGCCGAGGCCGCCACGCAGAGCCGCAGTTTCGGCATCGCCGGTCTGGTGCGCGCGCTGAAGACCGTGGCGACCCAGGACGGCCCGATGGCGTTCCTGTCCCTGGAGGATCCGACCGGCGAGGTGGAGGTCATCGTGGGTTCGCGCCTGTACAGCACACGGGCCAGCGTCCTCCAGGAACGCGCGTTGCTGTACCTGCGCGTCCGCTGGTCTGAACGGAATGGATCGCGGCGGCTGCAGGCCCTTGAGGTGGAACCGCTCCTAGGCACGCGCGCGGCCCCAGCGCTGTGCTGGATCGAAGTCCCGCTCGACCTCGTAACCCGGGAGAGCGCAGCTCAGCTGGGTCGGATCCTCGCCGACCATCCCGGCCCGGCGGCCGTACGGGTCCGCGTGATCGGGGATGAGCGAGCGCTCGTCGTCAACGCGGGTCCCCAGTACACAGTGCAACCGTGCCCGGAGCTCGGGGAGCGCCTGTCGCAACTCGGCCCCGGCGTGCGGGTGGAGTGGCGGTGA
- a CDS encoding LPPG:FO 2-phospho-L-lactate transferase like, CofD-like — MTVPPVVKLLLPGMGVKRWFLLALGSIALVAFGALCWVGDEGMRGLYALLLRHFPFLWRPVFGAALVFGGLVGMVVGMACAVRAILHAVTPRGGGSVAEALYQGRVLRAAPHVVAIGGGTGLSTLLRGIKSYTANLTAVVTVMDTGGSSGRLRAELDVMPPGDVRNCLLALADDEARMARFMQHRFRSGEGLVGHSLGNVLLAGMEQAAGGFDRAVEEASHFLSVRGKVVPSTLDRADLVAELADGRTIVGEAEIAAAHAPIRSLRLSKPARAYSVALDAIAGADLILVGPGSLYSSIISNLLVEGISNAVDQSRAEKIVIMNLMTEPGETDRFTASDHLKALADHVDLRRFHAVVVNSGVPPAEIVARYREEGSEPVLDDLHGPRTMGLRVIRAPVLDVVEMEGKLTIKHDPHRLARVLAREARALRHSWTRWFST; from the coding sequence GTGACGGTCCCTCCAGTCGTCAAGCTTCTCCTTCCCGGGATGGGTGTGAAACGCTGGTTTCTCCTCGCTCTCGGTTCGATCGCGCTCGTCGCGTTCGGAGCGCTGTGCTGGGTCGGTGATGAGGGCATGCGCGGACTCTATGCCCTCTTGCTGCGGCACTTTCCGTTCCTATGGCGGCCCGTGTTCGGAGCAGCGCTGGTGTTCGGCGGCCTCGTCGGCATGGTGGTCGGCATGGCCTGCGCGGTTCGGGCGATTCTCCATGCGGTGACCCCTCGCGGAGGAGGTTCTGTCGCCGAAGCTCTGTACCAGGGACGCGTTCTGCGCGCCGCGCCGCACGTTGTCGCGATCGGTGGTGGAACGGGGCTTTCGACCCTGCTCCGCGGGATCAAATCCTACACGGCCAATCTGACCGCAGTGGTCACAGTGATGGACACTGGGGGCAGCTCGGGTCGCCTGCGCGCGGAACTCGACGTCATGCCACCGGGTGATGTGCGGAACTGCTTGCTCGCCCTTGCGGACGACGAAGCACGGATGGCGCGGTTCATGCAACACCGGTTCCGGTCTGGCGAGGGGTTGGTTGGCCACTCGCTGGGGAACGTTCTCCTCGCCGGGATGGAACAGGCGGCGGGCGGGTTCGATCGCGCGGTAGAAGAGGCCAGCCACTTCCTCTCGGTTCGAGGAAAGGTTGTTCCCTCCACCCTCGACCGGGCAGACCTCGTGGCCGAGCTGGCCGACGGTCGGACGATCGTGGGCGAGGCCGAGATCGCAGCTGCGCATGCCCCGATCCGGAGCCTCCGCCTTTCGAAGCCTGCTCGAGCCTACTCGGTGGCCCTCGACGCGATTGCGGGTGCCGATCTGATCCTCGTCGGACCGGGGAGCCTCTACTCGAGCATCATCTCCAACCTTCTCGTTGAGGGAATCTCCAATGCGGTAGACCAGTCTCGCGCCGAGAAGATCGTCATCATGAACCTGATGACCGAGCCGGGAGAGACCGACCGGTTCACCGCCAGCGATCACCTCAAGGCGCTCGCGGACCACGTAGACCTGCGACGGTTCCACGCCGTGGTGGTGAACAGCGGCGTTCCTCCCGCGGAGATCGTCGCGCGCTACCGGGAGGAGGGGAGCGAGCCGGTGCTGGACGACCTGCATGGGCCGCGAACCATGGGGCTGCGGGTGATCCGCGCACCGGTGCTGGACGTCGTGGAGATGGAAGGGAAACTCACCATCAAGCACGACCCTCACCGGCTGGCGCGGGTGCTCGCGCGCGAGGCTCGGGCCCTTCGGCACTCCTGGACCCGCTGGTTCAGTACCTAG
- a CDS encoding Nucleoside ABC transporter, ATP-binding protein yields the protein MGCLSLFHGRMDTNRGGTDMVKTSQETGPMVELRGITKRFPAVVANDRVDLVLQPGEVHALLGENGAGKSTLMKILYGFYRADCGEIRLQGRPVQIHSPHDARRHGIGMVFQTFTLIPAMTVAENIALYLPELPAVVDTRRVGDQIVALGQRYGLQVNPRAPVRELPIGDQQKVEILKLLVGRAKVLVFDEATRVLAPHEIDGLFNVFKRLKADGYAIVFITHKMREVLACADRITVMQRGRVAGTLRRAEATEAALVRLMFGDAAPQDAGVAPVPVGTDGPPLVALRGVSTRPQGAGTPLRGVRLEIHRGEILGVAGVSGNGQRELVDVILGLIPCAGGERWLHGVNATAWSAARIRASGVGFVPEDPLGMAVVPWMTLSQNAALGDVAGYARWGGLALDWNRVRRDIATSFAALEFEPLTPYAPVRALSGGQLQRAVLARELGRRPRLLVASYPTRGLDVRSAVAARRVLVHLRNEGGGVLLVSEDLDELLGLSDRLIVLRKGRIVGAFRPSEVDRHTIGHLMTDSEVGE from the coding sequence ATGGGCTGTCTAAGCCTGTTCCATGGGCGAATGGACACGAACCGCGGGGGAACCGACATGGTAAAGACGAGCCAAGAGACCGGGCCGATGGTGGAGCTGCGGGGCATCACCAAGCGCTTCCCCGCGGTGGTGGCCAACGACCGGGTGGACCTCGTCCTTCAGCCGGGAGAGGTCCACGCGCTGCTGGGGGAGAACGGGGCGGGGAAGAGCACGCTCATGAAGATCCTCTATGGGTTCTACCGTGCCGATTGTGGGGAGATCCGGCTACAGGGCCGTCCAGTGCAGATCCACTCCCCGCACGACGCGCGACGCCACGGGATCGGCATGGTGTTCCAGACGTTCACCCTCATCCCCGCGATGACGGTAGCGGAGAACATCGCGCTGTACCTCCCCGAGCTGCCGGCGGTGGTGGACACGCGGCGCGTGGGCGATCAGATCGTGGCCCTAGGCCAGAGGTACGGGCTGCAGGTGAACCCTCGCGCTCCGGTGCGCGAGCTCCCGATCGGGGACCAGCAGAAGGTGGAGATCCTCAAGCTGCTCGTCGGCCGAGCGAAGGTCCTGGTGTTCGACGAGGCGACCCGGGTTCTCGCCCCGCACGAGATCGATGGCCTGTTCAACGTCTTTAAGCGTCTGAAAGCTGATGGGTACGCGATCGTCTTCATCACGCACAAGATGCGCGAGGTGCTGGCGTGCGCCGATCGGATCACCGTGATGCAGCGGGGGCGGGTCGCGGGGACCCTCCGGCGGGCGGAGGCGACCGAGGCGGCGCTGGTGCGGCTGATGTTCGGCGACGCTGCCCCCCAGGATGCCGGGGTTGCCCCGGTGCCGGTGGGGACCGACGGGCCTCCTCTGGTGGCGCTGCGCGGCGTCAGCACGCGGCCACAGGGTGCGGGTACTCCGCTGCGGGGTGTACGTCTCGAGATCCACCGCGGGGAGATCCTGGGCGTGGCTGGGGTGTCGGGAAACGGGCAGCGAGAGCTGGTGGATGTGATCCTCGGCTTGATCCCGTGCGCGGGGGGGGAGCGGTGGCTTCACGGAGTCAACGCGACCGCGTGGAGTGCGGCGCGGATTCGCGCCAGCGGTGTGGGGTTCGTTCCCGAGGACCCGCTGGGGATGGCCGTCGTCCCGTGGATGACCCTGTCCCAGAACGCTGCGCTGGGCGATGTCGCTGGGTATGCGCGGTGGGGGGGGCTGGCGCTGGACTGGAACCGCGTCCGTCGTGATATCGCCACGTCGTTTGCCGCGCTGGAGTTCGAGCCCCTGACCCCGTACGCACCGGTGCGGGCTCTGTCCGGGGGGCAGCTCCAGCGGGCTGTGCTGGCGAGGGAGCTGGGCCGCCGACCACGGCTGCTGGTGGCCTCGTACCCGACGCGGGGACTCGACGTCCGAAGCGCGGTGGCGGCGCGCCGGGTGCTCGTCCACCTCAGAAACGAAGGGGGAGGCGTGTTGCTGGTATCCGAAGATCTGGACGAGCTCCTGGGTCTGAGCGATCGGCTGATCGTCCTGCGCAAGGGGCGGATCGTGGGGGCGTTCCGCCCTTCCGAGGTGGATCGTCACACGATCGGGCACCTCATGACGGACTCCGAGGTGGGGGAATGA